Proteins encoded in a region of the Orenia metallireducens genome:
- a CDS encoding HPr family phosphocarrier protein, whose protein sequence is MVERKVRFHNEFNLHARPASILVEEAEKYSSQIKIIKGNQEADAKSILGLICLAVKDGEELIIQAKGDDAKVAVDRIADLIGNKLRILSHLQDKKAVAQELGDEISKYTVPNPAEVVSMIGKGVRKTMKSIGIDVEEDII, encoded by the coding sequence ATGGTCGAGAGAAAGGTAAGGTTTCACAATGAATTTAATCTCCATGCAAGACCAGCATCTATTTTGGTAGAAGAAGCAGAGAAGTATAGTTCTCAAATTAAGATAATCAAAGGTAATCAGGAAGCAGATGCTAAGAGTATCTTGGGATTAATCTGCTTAGCTGTTAAAGATGGAGAAGAATTGATTATTCAAGCTAAGGGTGATGATGCTAAAGTAGCAGTAGATAGAATTGCTGACTTAATTGGAAATAAGTTGAGAATATTGAGCCATTTACAGGATAAGAAGGCAGTAGCTCAAGAATTAGGAGATGAGATATCTAAATATACTGTACCTAATCCTGCTGAGGTTGTTTCAATGATTGGAAAAGGTGTTAGAAAGACTATGAAATCAATTGGTATAGATGTAGAAGAAGATATAATTTAA
- a CDS encoding YeiH family protein, whose amino-acid sequence MNHSLDKEKSRLKLVSEKLPGLLLAIMIALLGKYLANWIPNIGGVTVAILLGMIIGNIFNLGDSYTLGLRFAEKEILSLAIMLMGLKLELAVIGELGLSIIIIIVIMVFSAIVMGIVFGRLLGLSSSFSILLGVGNGICGSSAIAAVAPIVSKEEEEIGLSIGVVNLLGTIGIFLLPLLVHLLRLEEVSSSLMIGGTLQAVGQVVAAGFSLNEEIGRLATVIKMGRILMLAPVVLLVTLSNRTNNSNFKSKLSLPIFIIGFFIFSLLGSFGIFPKTMSNYLKSLSKLLLIIAMAGVGLKIRLSSLLKQGPKALLVGGFIFLGQIVLIVFLIKSIL is encoded by the coding sequence GTGAATCATAGCCTAGATAAGGAAAAGAGCAGATTAAAGTTGGTAAGTGAAAAGTTACCTGGTCTACTTCTAGCAATTATGATTGCTCTTCTAGGGAAGTATCTAGCTAATTGGATACCAAATATAGGTGGAGTTACTGTAGCTATTTTGTTGGGGATGATTATAGGTAATATCTTTAATTTAGGTGATAGTTATACTCTAGGGCTTCGTTTTGCTGAAAAAGAGATTCTCTCTTTAGCTATTATGTTGATGGGACTGAAGTTAGAATTGGCTGTTATAGGTGAATTAGGATTATCTATTATTATTATTATTGTAATTATGGTATTTAGTGCTATAGTGATGGGTATTGTTTTCGGTAGATTATTAGGTTTATCATCTAGTTTCAGTATCTTGCTTGGAGTAGGAAATGGAATCTGTGGTTCATCGGCGATTGCTGCAGTAGCACCTATTGTATCTAAGGAGGAAGAGGAGATTGGTTTATCTATTGGGGTAGTTAACCTCTTAGGGACTATTGGTATCTTCTTGCTTCCTTTATTGGTACATCTGCTAAGATTAGAAGAAGTTAGTAGTAGTCTGATGATTGGTGGAACCTTACAAGCTGTAGGTCAAGTAGTAGCAGCAGGTTTTTCTCTAAATGAAGAGATAGGTAGATTGGCTACTGTAATTAAGATGGGTAGGATTTTGATGTTAGCACCAGTAGTCTTACTGGTTACTCTTTCTAATAGAACGAATAATTCCAATTTTAAAAGTAAGCTTTCTCTGCCAATTTTTATTATTGGATTCTTTATATTCAGTCTATTAGGAAGCTTTGGAATTTTTCCTAAGACTATGAGTAATTATTTAAAATCTTTAAGTAAATTATTATTGATTATTGCTATGGCTGGAGTAGGACTGAAGATTAGGTTATCAAGCCTTCTTAAACAAGGACCTAAAGCTTTATTAGTAGGTGGGTTTATCTTTCTAGGACAGATAGTACTTATTGTATTTTTAATCAAATCAATATTATAG
- a CDS encoding LysR family transcriptional regulator encodes MNLNYKINLREIKIFATVCKTNSMSEAARQLYMTQPAVSQTIIDLEEKLQVKLFERMNKRLVLTHAGEILLKYSKRIILIMDEAENTLEDIANLKVGKLRVGASMTIGTYLLPLIIKEFNKKYPEINLNLVIDNTSVIEEKILNNDIDIGLVEGLIGAKDIFFDSFYHDKLFLVCSKDNPLTQKKTIDREDIENQHFISREEGSGTKEIIDKIMNAYNINYQIKHTLNNIEAIKKSIKNNLGISILPDIAIQEELLKGELIKLNLRDIQFQRSFNLIYHKDKNLTNLLKQFIDHIKGYPIIK; translated from the coding sequence ATGAATCTAAACTACAAGATTAATTTAAGAGAGATTAAAATTTTTGCAACAGTTTGTAAGACAAATAGTATGTCTGAGGCAGCTAGGCAATTATATATGACGCAACCTGCAGTTAGTCAAACAATTATAGATTTAGAGGAAAAATTACAGGTTAAATTATTTGAGAGAATGAATAAAAGATTAGTATTAACTCATGCTGGAGAGATACTCTTAAAATATAGCAAGAGAATAATTTTGATTATGGATGAGGCAGAAAATACTCTAGAGGATATAGCTAATTTAAAGGTTGGCAAACTAAGGGTAGGGGCAAGCATGACTATTGGTACTTATTTATTACCCTTAATTATTAAAGAATTTAATAAGAAATATCCAGAGATTAATTTAAATCTTGTTATAGACAATACAAGTGTAATTGAAGAGAAGATTCTAAATAATGATATCGATATTGGACTAGTAGAGGGACTGATTGGAGCTAAAGACATTTTCTTTGACTCCTTTTACCATGACAAACTCTTTTTGGTCTGTTCAAAGGATAACCCTTTAACTCAAAAGAAGACAATTGACAGAGAGGATATAGAAAATCAGCATTTTATCAGTAGAGAGGAAGGCAGTGGAACTAAGGAGATAATTGATAAGATTATGAATGCTTATAATATCAATTATCAAATTAAACATACTCTCAATAATATTGAGGCTATCAAAAAATCTATTAAGAATAATCTAGGTATCTCTATTCTCCCAGATATTGCCATACAGGAAGAACTGCTAAAAGGTGAGCTGATAAAGTTAAATCTCAGAGATATCCAGTTCCAAAGAAGCTTTAATCTTATTTATCATAAAGATAAAAATTTAACTAATCTATTGAAACAATTTATAGACCATATTAAAGGTTATCCTATCATTAAATAA